In Candidatus Caccoplasma merdavium, a single window of DNA contains:
- the dprA gene encoding DNA-protecting protein DprA — translation MLPSPGLRYAIALSQMKGMTRQAAECLLQACGDIVPLFDESPERWREILDANAPLFDAEARQKALAAADREMEFIEKKNITPIFLTDPDYPSRLRECPDAPVMLYFMGEGNPNPQRVLSIVGTRKATRYGRDFCADLLTDLSRAVPGLTVVSGMAYGIDICAHREALKNGLSTIGVLAHGLHTLYPSVHHATAQEAQCHGGLLTEYTSQQPILKINFVARNRIVAGMSEATLVVESAEKGGALITARLARDYNREVFALPGNIGQESSAGCNRLIRDNIAALVTSAEDLIEALGWETADNRTESRQLPLFPDMSEKEALLLQLLHEQGEMQINLLTVASGLPAGEALSILLEMEFKGYVRTLPGGVFRAVK, via the coding sequence GTGCTACCCTCTCCCGGCCTACGATATGCCATCGCCCTTTCCCAGATGAAAGGCATGACCCGGCAAGCCGCCGAATGCCTGTTGCAAGCATGCGGCGACATCGTGCCGCTATTTGACGAGTCGCCCGAAAGATGGAGAGAGATACTGGACGCCAACGCTCCGCTGTTCGACGCAGAAGCCCGGCAGAAAGCCCTCGCGGCCGCCGACCGCGAGATGGAGTTTATCGAGAAGAAAAACATCACGCCGATTTTCCTGACCGACCCCGACTACCCCTCACGACTGCGGGAATGCCCCGACGCCCCGGTGATGCTCTATTTCATGGGCGAAGGCAACCCCAACCCGCAACGCGTACTGAGCATCGTCGGCACGCGCAAGGCGACACGCTACGGGCGGGATTTCTGTGCCGACCTGCTCACCGACCTGTCACGCGCCGTGCCCGGGCTCACCGTCGTCAGCGGCATGGCCTACGGCATCGACATCTGTGCCCATCGGGAAGCCTTGAAAAACGGGCTTTCGACCATCGGCGTACTGGCACACGGGTTGCACACGCTTTACCCCTCGGTACACCACGCGACGGCACAAGAAGCCCAATGCCACGGCGGACTGCTCACCGAATATACCTCACAACAGCCGATACTGAAAATCAATTTTGTGGCGCGCAACCGCATCGTGGCGGGCATGAGCGAAGCCACATTGGTCGTGGAGTCGGCCGAGAAAGGAGGCGCCCTCATCACCGCGCGGCTCGCCCGCGACTACAACCGGGAGGTATTTGCCCTGCCGGGCAACATCGGGCAGGAGAGTTCGGCCGGGTGCAACCGGCTCATACGCGACAACATTGCCGCCCTGGTGACCTCGGCCGAAGACCTCATCGAAGCCTTGGGCTGGGAAACAGCCGACAACCGGACAGAGAGCCGGCAACTCCCGTTGTTTCCCGACATGAGCGAAAAAGAAGCCCTGCTCCTGCAACTTCTGCACGAACAGGGCGAGATGCAAATCAACCTCCTCACCGTGGCATCGGGACTCCCGGCCGGCGAAGCGCTGTCGATATTGCTCGAAATGGAATTCAAAGGGTATGTACGCACCCTCCCGGGCGGTGTTTTCAGAGCCGTCAAATAG
- a CDS encoding ATP-binding cassette domain-containing protein, protein MLLPDNKQIVLSQVGLRYDDYVALDDVSLEIGRGDFALIVGPNGGGKTSLLRIILGLLPPTRGELSFYRDGNPVASLDIGYLPQKSRIDSRFPITVSEVVAMGLLAKKLSRKEARRRLDEMLQRVELSAYASAPIGELSGGQLQRALFGRALITGPEVLVLDEPTSYIDPHFVPLMSHLLHEANRTATVVLVSHDAAHFEPLATRLFRVHKTIEEISL, encoded by the coding sequence ATGCTTTTACCCGATAACAAACAGATTGTCCTGAGTCAGGTCGGTTTGAGATATGACGATTATGTCGCACTTGATGATGTCTCGCTCGAAATCGGTCGAGGCGATTTTGCTTTGATTGTTGGCCCGAACGGCGGAGGAAAGACCTCTTTGCTGCGCATCATCTTGGGGCTTCTGCCTCCCACCCGTGGGGAGCTCTCGTTCTATCGGGACGGAAACCCCGTCGCATCGCTCGACATCGGTTACCTGCCGCAGAAGAGCCGCATCGACTCCCGTTTCCCGATTACTGTCTCGGAGGTGGTGGCGATGGGGCTTTTGGCCAAGAAGTTGTCGCGCAAGGAGGCACGCCGCAGGCTCGATGAGATGTTGCAGCGGGTCGAGCTCTCAGCCTATGCTTCCGCTCCGATAGGTGAACTGTCGGGCGGGCAGTTGCAGCGGGCTTTGTTTGGCCGGGCATTGATTACCGGCCCCGAAGTGCTCGTCCTCGATGAACCGACTTCCTACATCGACCCGCATTTCGTCCCGTTGATGAGCCATCTGTTGCACGAAGCCAACCGCACGGCGACGGTGGTGCTGGTCTCGCACGATGCGGCGCATTTCGAGCCCTTGGCTACGCGCCTGTTCAGGGTACATAAGACAATAGAGGAAATTTCGTTGTGA
- a CDS encoding zinc ABC transporter substrate-binding protein, which translates to MFPRFCRRPLFGVLLAGLFFCGAWCGCSDTRSSRLSVAVTIPPLQKWAEQLSGGRVDVVCAVPDGGNPESYDLPPSAMVELSRCRLYFSCGYLGFERTWLDRLADNNPDLRVVNLSEGLPLIYGSHHHHAEAGHSHASDEAFPDPHIWCSPRLARHIVTAMYQALVEVDSAGAPFYAERYRHLDRELAQLDSTLAARLLPLQGKAFAVYHPTLSYWAAEYGLRQLALEPDGKSPSPQYLRAMVDSARSAGVEVVFIQQEFDPRQAATFAREVGCRTEVINPLAYDWNEEIMRITDAFTR; encoded by the coding sequence ATGTTCCCTCGTTTTTGCCGTAGGCCCCTCTTTGGTGTGTTGCTTGCAGGTCTCTTTTTTTGCGGCGCGTGGTGCGGTTGCTCCGACACGCGCTCTTCCCGCTTGTCGGTGGCCGTGACGATACCTCCGTTGCAGAAGTGGGCCGAGCAGTTGTCGGGTGGTCGTGTCGATGTCGTATGTGCCGTTCCCGACGGCGGGAATCCCGAGTCCTATGATTTGCCGCCTTCGGCGATGGTCGAGCTTTCCCGTTGCCGTCTCTATTTCAGTTGCGGCTATTTGGGTTTCGAGCGCACTTGGCTCGACCGGCTGGCCGATAACAACCCCGACCTTCGCGTCGTGAACCTTTCCGAGGGGCTCCCTTTGATTTATGGGTCACATCATCATCACGCCGAAGCGGGGCACTCTCATGCTTCCGATGAGGCTTTTCCCGACCCGCACATCTGGTGTTCCCCCCGGTTGGCCCGCCATATCGTGACAGCCATGTATCAAGCCTTGGTCGAAGTCGACTCGGCCGGTGCACCCTTTTATGCCGAACGTTATCGGCACCTCGACCGGGAATTGGCGCAACTCGACTCCACGCTTGCCGCCCGTCTCCTTCCGTTGCAAGGAAAAGCCTTTGCCGTGTATCACCCCACGCTTTCTTATTGGGCCGCCGAGTACGGCTTGCGACAACTGGCGCTCGAACCCGACGGGAAATCACCTTCGCCCCAATATTTGAGGGCTATGGTCGATTCGGCTCGGAGTGCCGGGGTGGAGGTGGTCTTTATCCAGCAGGAGTTCGACCCGCGGCAGGCGGCCACGTTTGCCCGCGAGGTCGGTTGCCGCACCGAGGTTATCAATCCGCTGGCCTATGACTGGAACGAAGAAATAATGCGTATTACCGATGCTTTTACCCGATAA
- a CDS encoding GNAT family N-acetyltransferase — MLNLEIVTASDKESLSYIESLYLDSFPPDERRPFEQIVAMLREDSVFVLRLLCDDGRRVGFISCWQWPDLAYVEHFAVDPAVRGGGYGAAALQRLCAEAGTPVVLEVEKPHDEMSRRRIGFYRRCGFVLSERPYVQPPYSEGARPLPLHLMFFAAPSAGSDVVPDSFFCEVRDRLHHDVYRVEAGRYV, encoded by the coding sequence ATGTTGAACTTGGAAATTGTAACCGCTTCCGATAAAGAGTCGCTCTCTTATATCGAAAGTCTATACTTGGATTCTTTTCCGCCCGATGAACGTCGGCCATTTGAGCAGATTGTCGCGATGTTGCGTGAAGACTCTGTATTTGTCTTGCGGCTGTTGTGCGACGACGGCCGGCGGGTGGGTTTCATCTCTTGTTGGCAGTGGCCCGACTTGGCCTATGTCGAGCATTTTGCCGTCGACCCGGCTGTGCGTGGCGGAGGTTATGGAGCGGCTGCCTTGCAACGCTTGTGCGCTGAGGCGGGCACGCCGGTTGTGCTCGAAGTGGAAAAGCCCCATGATGAGATGTCGCGTCGCCGCATAGGCTTTTACCGCCGTTGCGGCTTTGTGCTTTCGGAGCGACCGTATGTCCAGCCCCCTTATTCCGAAGGGGCACGGCCGTTACCGCTGCATTTGATGTTCTTTGCCGCTCCTTCGGCCGGATCCGATGTCGTCCCTGATTCATTTTTCTGTGAGGTGCGCGACCGGTTGCATCACGACGTCTATCGCGTTGAGGCGGGCCGTTATGTTTAA